The following coding sequences are from one Carcharodon carcharias isolate sCarCar2 chromosome 13, sCarCar2.pri, whole genome shotgun sequence window:
- the arpc3 gene encoding actin-related protein 2/3 complex subunit 3, with translation MPAYHSTLMDSDVKLIGNMALLPLRTQFKGPAPKETKDSDVIDEAIYYFKANVFFKNYEIKNEADRTLIYITLYITECLKKLQKCNSKNQGEKEMYTLGITNFPIPGEPGFPLNAMYAKPGHKQEDEMMRGYLQQIRQETGLRLCEKVFDQQTDKPSKWWTCFIKKQFMNKSLSAPGH, from the exons ATGCCG GCTTATCATTCCACCCTCATGGATAGTGATGTCAAACTGATTGGAAACATGGCGCTATTGCCACTTCGAACCCAATTTAAAGGACCAGCTCCCAAAGAAA CCAAAGACTCTGATGTCATCGATGAAGCAATCTACTATTTTAAGGCAAATGTTTTCTTCAAAAACTATGAAATAAAG AATGAAGCTGACAGAACCTTGATTTATATCACCCTCTATATTACTGAATGCCTCAAAAAATTACAAAAG TGCAACTCCAAAAATCAAGGAGAGAAGGAAATGTACACCTTGGGGATAACTAACTTTCCCATTCCTGGAGAGCCAGGCTTTCCCCTCAATGCCATGTATGCAAAGCCTGGACACAAGCAGGAAGATG AGATGATGAGGGGTTATTTGCAGCAAATCAGGCAAGAGACTGGACTGAGACTTTGTGAAAAGGTGTTTGATCAACAGACAGACAAGCCCAGCAAG TGGTGGACATGCTTTATAAAGAAGCAGTTCATGAACAAGAGCCTATCAGCACCAGGACATTAA